CGTATCGTATGGGATGGCCGATGGAGCGTCAACATCGCGCCCGCGCGGGCCTCGCGGCGCGCCTGTCCGCTTCCCAGATTCGGCCAAGTGCCTCTAGACTCCCCCTATCGGAGATAAGGAGGTCATGGGATATGTCGAACGAAGGCGGAACGAAGGGCGCGCGTGTCGTTCTTCTCGCGAGCGACGGGATAGGATCCGGTTCGGATGACCTAGGCAGGATCCTGATGAGGTCCTTCCTCAAGACCCTGAAAGACGCGCCCTCGCGACCCGATGTCATCATCCTCCTCAATGCGGGGGTCAAACTCGTTGCGGAGGGATCGGATCTGCTCGACGATCTCCGCGCTCTCAAGGCGCTCGGCGTCGATCTCGCGGCCTGCGGGACATGCCTCGACTTCTTCCATTTGAAGGAGAAGGTCCGGGCCGGAAGGGTCACCAACATGAGCGAGATCGTCGCGACCCTCATGGCGGCCGAGCGGATCGTGCGCCCTTGAGCGAGTCGGCGAATCGGGCCGCGCCCCGGGGGGAGAGAGACTGCGTGATTCTCTTCGACTCGATCCATCACGTCGTCGCGGCGGAGAAGGTTCTCAAGGAGCGCGGCGTGTGGATCGATCTCGTGCCGGTGCCGAGGGTTCTGAGCGCCGATTGCGGTATGGCGATCGCCTTCCACCCGGCCGACCTCGATCTCGTCCTCTCGCATCTCTGCGAGGCGCCCCTTCGCTGGCGCGAAATCCATCGTCCGGAGGGGGACGGATACGGGAAGGTCCCGACACGATGATCTACTTCGACAACGCCGCCACGGCGGGGAAGAGGCCGCCCGAGGTCGGACGGGCGATGCTCCATGCTCTGGAGGACATCTCCGCCAACCCCGGGCGCAGCGCGCATCGACTCTCGCTGGAGGCGGCGCGGCTCGTGGCGGGGGCGCGGGAAGCGCTCGCGGGGCTGATCCACGCCCCGGACAGCAGCCACGTCATCATGACCAAGAACGCCACGGAAGCGATCAACCTCGTTCTCTTCGGCTCGCTGCGGAAAGGGGACCGCGTCCTCGCGGGTCTGCTCGAGCACAAC
The genomic region above belongs to Candidatus Eisenbacteria bacterium and contains:
- a CDS encoding DUF3343 domain-containing protein; amino-acid sequence: MPRLLPFEGEGPGRKGHQHERDRRDPHGGRADRAPLSESANRAAPRGERDCVILFDSIHHVVAAEKVLKERGVWIDLVPVPRVLSADCGMAIAFHPADLDLVLSHLCEAPLRWREIHRPEGDGYGKVPTR
- a CDS encoding aminotransferase class V-fold PLP-dependent enzyme, whose amino-acid sequence is MIYFDNAATAGKRPPEVGRAMLHALEDISANPGRSAHRLSLEAARLVAGAREALAGLIHAPDSSHVIMTKNATEAINLVLFGSLRKGDRVLAGLLEHN
- the yedF gene encoding sulfurtransferase-like selenium metabolism protein YedF; the encoded protein is MPCRMLRAGSPKSFTIPYRMGWPMERQHRARAGLAARLSASQIRPSASRLPLSEIRRSWDMSNEGGTKGARVVLLASDGIGSGSDDLGRILMRSFLKTLKDAPSRPDVIILLNAGVKLVAEGSDLLDDLRALKALGVDLAACGTCLDFFHLKEKVRAGRVTNMSEIVATLMAAERIVRP